TGTTGTTATTTCTTGAAGAGATCTCTGAGTTGACACACACACCTCTAGCATATGACTCACgtgcatttttttatttatataccaccttggTCTCAATACAGCTTAAATCATTATTCctccctcttctccattttctcacaacaaccaccctgtaaggtgggccaggctgagagtttctatcaggcccaaggtcatccgggGGCTTCCCTAGTAGAGAGGGTAacttgggcaccgcaattcaagaaggatatcgacaagctggaacgggtctagaggagggcaaccgaaatagtcaaaggtctggaatccatgccctgagTGGAcacacttagggagctgggtatgttcagtttgatgaagagatggttaagaggtgacatgatagccatgtttagatatctgaagaaatgtcatgttggtgagggagcaaagcttgttttcagctgctccagagactaggaccaggagtaatgggttcaaggggaaggaaaagagattccacctaaacatcaggaaaaacttcctgacagtcagggctgttcgacagtggaatgcactgcctccgagtgtggtggagtctccttctttggaggtttttaaagagaggctggagtgctttgattgtgtgttcctgcatggcagggggttggacttgatggcccttggggtctcttataactctatgattctatgaacctggTCCTCTCAGGATCTGAGTCCAGCAGcactatccactacaccacaatggctctcaggGGAGGGGTAAGTAGCTAGCAGCCCTGGGTCAAAATGAGTACCAACTGGTAGCGTCTGGCCTCAAAAACCTTGCATTATAGACacaatgggagtgggggggggagtgaaagagCATCATATGTAACAACGGAGTTGGCTCCTGGCCATTCAGAAAGGGGTGGTGGAGCACACGGCTTTGGCTCCccatgtgcgcgcacacacacacacccgttgcCAAAGGTAGCTCTCTATCAGCCAAGACTGAACCGGGGTTCCAGAGGACAATCTCCGCACAGGACTACGGCAGATCCTCGCTCACCTTTCTTCGCTGGAAAAGACGAACTTCCTGAGCTTCAGGTCCCCCAACACGATGGCCGACTGGTGGCAGTGGGCCACCGCCGAGACGATCTGCTTGAAGAGCCGTGCAGCCTGCTGCTCCGGCAGACGCTTGCAGCTGCGGAGGTAGGAATGCATGTCGCCAAAGTCCTTGTCAAAGAAGACGTACGCTTTGGTGTCCCCGAGGATCACTTCCACGATACCGGTGATGTTTCTGTGCGAGGGGAGTTGGATGTAAGGCCGGATTTTGTCCTGGTAGTGTTTCAGAGGGAAGACCTGGAAACGGGGCCGGAGAAGAGAACAGACGTTATCACGGGCAAGGTGGCTGCAGGAAACATCTCTGCCTAGTTTTCTTGACACAAAAAAGTTTGCAAGATTGGATACACGGCAGCCCTGTGATCTCAAGCAGGTGGATACGGAAATAAGTACCTGTATCCATCTGCATAGTTACACATCACTGttgggaaagggccagagaagaGAAGTGGCATTACCACATATGTCCCAGCctgacctctgcgttcggcagaggccaacttactggagatccctgacccctcaatgatgcggctggcctccactcgggcccaTTGTGGCCTTCACTGGCAgctggcctgcctggtggaaccctctccctccagctgtctgggccctgcgggaccttggtgatttccgcagggcctgtaagactgagttgttccaccgggcctttggagcaaccagccactgagtggtgccccccccccaggtcattggtccccaatatcatcgggacccattattgagacctacaggtcctaataccatcaggacccattacctctccctcctccttctaggaggattaggtttaggtgggatgccatcttaagATACAACTgctgattttattatatttacagaagtctgattatgatgattttatacacggttttatgttgtacaccacccacagccctccggggatggggcggtatattaattaattaattaattaattaataataataataataataataataataataataataataataataataaatataataataataaatataataataataataataataataataataataataataataataataataataataaattaaaataataataataaaaaagaggatCAACACATGGGTGAAAATACCAGGGGAGTCAGGCATGCAAAAGCCTTCAGAAGAGTTCAGTACTTTATGGATGGCAactactgaaataaatgggattttataTTCCCATGTAACATTTTCAGCAAATGGCTCTACATATTCACGACGAAAGGCAGACCTGTCAGTGGCCGTCGTGGTTAAACAGAACCTCCACGGACAAAAGCAGTATACCCCGAACACCAGATTTGGAAAACACCTGAAAacagcagaggctgctgctggtaAATAAATGTCAGACAGATTTTGGACTGAAGCAGTAAAGCCACGTTGTCCATAAGAATGACACTGActagtgcccccctcccccctttcaaaaATGCTGTTATTGTATAAACCTCACCCCCTTGTCCGGGACACCAACCAATTCCTGGTTCCCTGTTTGCAAGCCCTCAAGGAGAATAAAATTCCGCACGACCCACCGAAAACTGTCACATAACAACAGCAAATGCCAGACCAATGTAGAGAACAGCTGCATATAAACGGGGCTGTGCAAGCACACGGGCGCCTTCAATCAGAAAAAAACACGGGCGCATCCACCTTTCCAGGGGGCTGCGATGATTCAGACCAAGGTGACTGCAGCCCCACACTGGGATTTCAGAGCCTCCCAAACTTTAACCAAGGGAAGAAGGAGATTAAGGCCTCTCATGCCCTATTCACGGATGTTTCGCAACTGCTTCGAAGTCATGTTCTCTCGGTGACCTGTAAGCTCGCTAAGGTTACTCATATCCGAAGCTTTAGTGGAAACCGTGACATACATACAGTGTCATCATTCTCATTCATCCAACGCAACGCAACTCCTtcagggaaaaacacacacatccttcCAGAACCCTCTCTGGACCAGATGCCACTTGGAAGCCTCTTCCAACTAAGACGGCCTGCCCTTCAAGGCCTCCTATCAGCTTCCAGCAAGTGGGTTTTGGCCTTCCAGAATGAATGGTCCTTCCAAAGATCTCACCTCAGGGGTGGAAACCGTGAAGGTTTGCTATGGGCTGGGTACAAGAAGCTGCCGGCTCAGCCAAATTCATAGACTCAGCAACTTTCCGGCACAACGTCTCTCGTTCCAGAAAGAGCTCGCAGGCTGACAAACTATCCGTCACCGGTTCCTACAAGCTAAGCGGGGTCGGCCCTAGTTAGCATTTGGATAAGGACACCagtaaggaagtccagagtctgctactcagaggcaggcaacaccTTTGATCCTCTTGCCCCGAAAACCCTGCAGGGGTCTCCGTAACTCGACCAAGAAAGGAAGAGTCCTGTGTAACTCCCACTAAGAAAGGAAGAGTCCTGTGTAACTCCCACCCTCGTTTCCAGCTTTAGAGGGGGTGAGGAAGCCCATCCAGCGCCTGAAATTATACGTTTCCACAAGCACTGATCGTACAGGCAGTAGATCCAGAACGGATCCCATTTCCTACAACCAGCCAACTGTTTAAAAAAGATGCAGATGCTTTTATTGGCACCCAAGGCCAACTTTACAGTAGGGGAGTGGAGGGaggcattggggaggggggggcgcttcGGAATATCCGGCCCGCCAGCAGGGGGCAGCCTTCGCCACGCCAAAGATCCCCGTTTCCTGGACTCGGCTTCGGAAACAGCCGGAGCCGCGGCGCCGATTTCTTTAAAGAGCGGCGGACCCCGCACGGGAAACTTGGAAAGCTCCGTCCCGGCCGGCTCTTCCGCACCAGGGAGGGGGACCGAGGCTGGGAACCCTCCGGCCCTGCCCAGGCGGCTCCAGGCGATGCGATTCCCCTCCGGGGGCagctcccggtccctctgcaaAAGTGGCCGCCAGCGGGTTGCCAACTTCTGCCGGCCGGACGGGGCGGAGACCCCACCGAGCTCGAAAGCCTCGACGGAGCTTTTCTGCCGGTCTTTAGACCTGTCATAGCCCCGGCCCGGCTCAAAGTGAGGCGAGCCTGCATGCAAGCCCCGGGTTTGAAAGTCCCCCCCAATACTTTAAGCCCGAGCGAATCCCATGGGGCTGACTCCCGAGTAAGCGCGCATAAACTTTTGCAGCCGTGATGAAGCTCGCTGAACGCGACCGGGGGGGAGACCGGCGATGCATCCCACGGGGTGTCCCCCCCGCTCCGTAAaagcccccccccatccacaaATAAGTTAAGCCGGAGAACTTCTGGTCCGGGTGACGTCACCACCAAAGAGCGCCCCGGTCCCCCTTGCAAAGCCTGATCCCCCCTTGGCCACCCACCGGCGCTTCCTTGCGAGCAGAGGGGCCCCCCCGCCCCAGGCGCGCGCTCACCTTGCAGCGCAGCTCGCGGCCGGCGTGGATGTCGAGCGCCAGCCAGACGTGCTCCCGCtcgggcagaggcagcagcaggtaGCCGGACACCAGGCTGGGGCCCCCCTGCgcgcctccgccgccgccgcccccactGCTCCTGGGGGTCCCGAGCGGGGCGCAGGGCGAGGCGGGCGCGCTGAGGCAGTCCGGGGGGGGCGCCGCCGCGCCGGAGCACTCCAGGGAGAGGCGGGCGCCCTTGGCGGCAGGGGGGGCGTCctcggcggcggcgggggcgggggcgtcCTGCAGCAGGAGGCGCTTGGCCGGGGGCGCGCGGCGGGGGGCGGCCGCCGCGGGGGGCAGCAGGAGCGCGGCGGGGCTGCGGGGGTCCAGCGGGCGGCTCATGGGGAGAGGGCGCCCTCGGGGGCGCGACCTCCGGCTCCCGGCAGGGGCGGCTCGGCCTGGCAGGGGCGGGGGGTCCGTGCCGTGGGGCTGGCGCTGGCGCTGGGGCGGCTCGGGGCCGGCGCGGACCAAGAGCGCCTGCAGCCCGCCCGGCTCTCCGCACCATCTGCCGGCGCGCCGGCGCCACCCCCGGGAGCTCCTCCGAGCGGGCCGTGAcgcaaaggggagggggcggggcccgAGGGGAGACGGCCACGCCCCCTCTTCGGCGAAACGAGCGGGCgggggagcgagcgagcgagcgagctgcagcgggagggcgggagggggggcggccTCGAGGATCCCCAGTCCCGTCTGGCCCAGCCGGTAGCGGAAGAACGGGCGGCGGGGGGCAAAACAGGAGGGGGGCGCAAGACTGCCCCCTCCTCCGGGTTGCAGCGACCGGACAAAGATTTCAGCTCCAGGATGCGTCTGGAGCAGATCCGCAGCGTGGCGCGCAAAGGGTTCAGCCAGGGGGATTCGAACCCACGACGCTGCGCTATCAATCTGTCGAGGTCTTGCCTGGGCTGCTCCAGCTGGCAGCGCGGCTCTCCGGGCTGTTCTGGTCTGGTTTGTACCTGACCCCCTTTCTTATATGCAGGAAGGAACCAAAGCTGGGGGCTTCTGCGTGATGGGCTGGTAGGTGAACGAGTCACCTTCCTGTCGCCTGCAAGCTCTGCCGCTGAGTCCcagggctttccccccccccccgcccccgtgctcTGCTGCtgacccccggcccctccccagAAGGAAACGTAAGCACGAAGCTGCCTTCTGCCAGGTCAGAACATCAGACTGTCAAGTGTCAGCATTGGCTGTTTCGACTGGCAGCTGCTATTCCAGATCTCAGGTGCGACTCCGGTCTCTGGCCGCTCCACCCAAGACCCTGGATAGCAGCTGCTTTTACCTGGAGCTTTTACCTGGAGCTTTTACCAGGAATGGACCCCAAGTCCCTTTTGCATGCAGAGCAGGTGTTCTTCTCCCAAATATGGATGGGTGGGCAGCAGGAGGCAAATATAATGAACAGATTCATACTGATGGGCAACTGTgagaaactaaataaaataattggatTTTATTCTTGgcgtgtgtccccccccccccccccgccccgttgtaTTTCCCTTGTAGTTTGGTGTGTAGCTATCCTATCTGGTTGCCCTGCGGCAATTCTGGTTCACTTTGGGCAGCCGGGCAAGATGGAACATTCAATAATCGATCTAAACCCAAACCAATGGGTGCGCCCCGAGTGAAAAACACCCTTCAGATGTAGCCAGGCTGGCTTTCAATCCACAGTCTGTCCTTGCAGGATCGTAATAATAATGACAAGACAGCAATTGGGCCTATTGAAATAATTCCTTCCTTTGCTTTGCATTCTCAAACGGCTCGGAAGAATAAAAACGGATGGTGGAGGAGCTCCAAGGGCTCGGCCAACGAGGAAGAACGACAGTCGGGGCCAACTCATGGGAACGAGAGGCAATTCTGCGAGCTCGAAAGCACTGCAGCTGTCTCGAGCAGGAAGATGCAAAAACACAACATGTCACTGTGTAcgcatacacacagacacacacacacagctctttCCTAACACAGAGGCTTGGGTAGCCAGCCACTGGCAGGTTTGCTCAGCTGCATGTTCGGTTGGTGAGCGGCTCTAGTGGCGCAATCAGCCCGTACCATCTGGCCCTCCTGGAGGCAGATTTATGGTTTGAGGTTGCCATGCGCAGAATCTGCGCCCACTGCAAACGCAGGTATTTGCGGAGACCTCAGAGAGAGATATTAACCACACGGCAGCGGCCTGCAGGCTCTTGGCTGCTTTATGTGTATTTTAAGAAGCACATGAAACGCCTTGTGCTGGATGACTCATTGCACATCAGCGCCATTAATGCGCTGGAACGTAAAAGCCCACATATGTTCAAGAGGGATATCCCAGACGGAGGAATGGGGGCTCCGTTTGAGGCTTTCTTGCAAGACTTGAGAAAGGAGTTCTGCAAATGCTTTGCTGCTCAATGTGTTAAAAGGCAGCAATACttgttttatcccacccttccttccaaTGGTTTTGCTGGCTTATATCGTTCCACTCACTCAccctattttttccccttacaacaatcctgtaaggcagGTTGGCCTTTATATAATACCAGActtttgtaatttctttttcaacatctcaatttttaaaaaaattaaaaagaacattctattggaactttgcacatgtactgaaaACATCTGGTACCTTTTACTTGCAAGTATTTCTTGCACATCTGGTaccttttaccctgtttccccaaaaataagacatcccctgaaaataagacatagtagaggttttgctgaagtgctaaatataaggcatcccctgaaagtaagacgtagcaaagtttttgtttggaagcatgcctgacgaacagaacaataagacatcccctagaaaaataagacatcccctgaaaataagacatagcacatctttaggagcaaaaattaatataagacactgtcttattttcggggaaacacggtacctgcaagtatttctttctggTATGTAAACTTTAGCTtggttgttttatttgtgtgcCTGAATGGAAACTTTGATTTTATGTTCATTGTGATGTTTTAAACCTATGTTTTACTACGCTTctttaataaaaaaatttaaacaccCACAAAACAATAGGATGTATTAGACGTCATGAATTCATCAGGTTGCTGTAAGTTGGGAGCAACTCGAAGGCACTttaacacgcacgcacgcacgcacatacgcacacacgcacggtggttttcaaggcaagagatgttcagaggcggttGGGCTTTGTGTAGAGATCTggcatggacttccttggtggtctcccatccaagttctaaccagggcccaccgtgcttagtttccaaaatctgacaagatcgagCCAgtctaggctatccaggtcaggttggCAATTGCTGAAGGTCACAGGCTGAAATTGTGCTCCGCAGCCTTTCACTACAGCCATCCGGCTCGCTTTGCTAATAAATGGCTGGGAAaccttttcattttcttctgagGAACATATTTTAGTGtatccacaagaagaagaagaatagtttggatttatatcccccctttctctcctgcaggagactcaaaggggctgacaatctccttgcccttcccccctcacaacaaacaccctgtgaggtaggtggggctgagagagctctgtgaagctgtgactagcctaaggtcacccagctggcatgtgtgggagtgtacaggctaatctgaattccccagataagcctccacagctcaggcggcagagctgggaatcaaacccggttcctccagattagatacacaagcttttaacctcctacttCCAAAGTGCACACAGACAACCTAATGTATGAATGGGGCAGCAAATAGCTGCCGTCACTGGCGATTCCAGTAAAGGGGAGCAGAGTCCACACAATCTGCTCGGTGGGCAGCTCCTGTCAGAGCTTTGCGATCGTTTTATGGT
The window above is part of the Sphaerodactylus townsendi isolate TG3544 linkage group LG09, MPM_Stown_v2.3, whole genome shotgun sequence genome. Proteins encoded here:
- the TRIB1 gene encoding tribbles homolog 1 — its product is MSRPLDPRSPAALLLPPAAAAPRRAPPAKRLLLQDAPAPAAAEDAPPAAKGARLSLECSGAAAPPPDCLSAPASPCAPLGTPRSSGGGGGGGAQGGPSLVSGYLLLPLPEREHVWLALDIHAGRELRCKVFPLKHYQDKIRPYIQLPSHRNITGIVEVILGDTKAYVFFDKDFGDMHSYLRSCKRLPEQQAARLFKQIVSAVAHCHQSAIVLGDLKLRKFVFSSEERTQLRLESLEDTHIIKGEDDALSDKHGCPAYVSPEILNTTGTYSGKSADVWSLGVMLYTLLVGRYPFHDSDPSALFSKIRRGQFCIPEHVSPKARCLIRSLLRRDPSERLSAPEILLHPWFDAVLESGYVDQDTGAFDQIVPENSRVDDDISSFFC